A genomic window from Cyprinus carpio isolate SPL01 chromosome A2, ASM1834038v1, whole genome shotgun sequence includes:
- the LOC109091229 gene encoding CYFIP-related Rac1 interactor B-like, whose protein sequence is MGNLIKVLTRDIDNNTGNFFLDFENAKPTEAEKRVWEEVNEVLTEAMSVLQDLQSYSGAGEAIRQAIQHPNDEHVQESAWAAVVPLVGKLKKFYEFSLKLEDSLQGLLEFLTSSRCSPTQHLEQEQALARQFAEILHFTLRFDELKMTNPAIQNDFSYYRRTLSRMRIINQTAEEHNEVDNELANRMSLFYANATPMLKTLSDATTKFVSKHAELPVENTTDCLSTMASVCKVMLETPEYRTRFASDDTVLFCLRVMVGVIILYDYVHPAGAFVKSSKIDMKGCIKVLRYQPPNSVEGLLNALRYTTKHLNDETTSKQIKSMLQA, encoded by the exons ATGGGGAATCTGATTAAGGTTCTCACACGAGACATTGACAACAACACAGGGAACTTTTTCCTGGACTTTGAAA ATGCCAAGCCCACAGAAGCCGAAAAGAGAGTATGGGAGGAGGTCAATGAGGTGCTAACAGAGGCTATGAGTGTATTACAGGACCTGCAGTCATATAGTGGAGCAGGGGAAGCCATCAGACAG GCCATACAGCATCCCAATGATGAGCATGTGCAAGAGAGTGCGTGGGCCGCTGTGGTACCGCTGGTTGGCAAACTGAAGAAGTTTTATGAGTTCTCTCTAAAACTGG AAGACTCTCTGCAGGGCCTGTTGGAGTTTCTCACCAGCTCGCGCTGCTCCCCAACTCAACATCTGGAGCAGGAGCAGGCGCTGGCACGGCAGTTCGCTGAGATTTTGCATTTCACACTGCGCTTCGATGAGCTGAAG ATGACCAACCCAGCCATCCAGAATGACTTCAGCTACTACAGAAGGACCCTGAGCCGCATGCGTATCATCAACCAAACA GCAGAAGAGCATAATGAGGTTGACAACGAACTGGCCAATCGCATGTCTCTCTTCTACGCCAATGCCACGCCCATGCTGAAAACATTAAGCGATGCCACAACTAAATTTGTATCAAAG CATGCAGAACTGCCCGTAGAGAACACAACAGATTGTCTGAGTACGATGGCAAGTGTGTGTAAAGTCATGTTAGAGACACC GGAGTACCGCACTCGATTTGCCAGTGATGACACAGTGTTATTCTGTCTGCGTGTGATGGTGGGGGTGATCATCTTATACGACTATGTCCATCCAGCTGGAGCTTTCGTAAAATCCTCCAAAATCGAT ATGAAAGGATGCATTAAGGTTCTGCGATATCAGCCGCCCAACAGTGTGGAGGGGCTTCTCAATGCCCTCAG GTACACAACAAAACATTTGAACGATGAGACTACCTCCAAGCAAATCAAAAGCATGTTGCAAGCTTAA